A DNA window from Ammospiza nelsoni isolate bAmmNel1 chromosome 31, bAmmNel1.pri, whole genome shotgun sequence contains the following coding sequences:
- the LOC132085607 gene encoding class II histocompatibility antigen, B-L beta chain-like, with translation MGRGAAAGALLAALVVLGAPPGAGAELSGVFQAMAKQECHFINGTEKVRYVLGYIYNREQYATFHSDVGHYVGFTPYGERCAVRWNSDPDTLEYRRSSVDTYCRQNYEGMTPFITERRVPPSVSISLVPPSSSQPGPGRLLCSVMDFYPAAIQVRWFQGQQELSEHVVATDVVPNGDWTYQLLVLLETPPRHGLSYSCQVEHVSLEQPLRRHWEMPPDAARSKMLTGIGGFVLGFVFLALGLGFSLRKKSS, from the exons atGGGGCGAGGGGCGGCAGCTGGGGCCCTGCTGGCGgcactggtggtgctgggagcccCCCCGGGTGCGGGCGCGGAGCTCTCGG GGGTGTTTCAGGCAATGGCAAAGCAGGAGTGTCACTTCATTAACGGCACGGAGAAGGTGAGGTACGTGCTGGGGTACATCTACAACCGGGAGCAGTACGCGACCTTCCACAGCGACGTGGGGCACTACGTGGGGTTCACTCCCTATGGGGAGAGGTGTGCCGTGCGCTGGAACAGTGACCCTGACACACTGGAGTACAGACGGTCTTCGGTGGACACGTACTGCCGGCAAAACTACGAGGGCATGACTCCGTTCATCACGGAGCGCCGAG tgccccccagcgTGTCCATCTCGCTGGTGCCCCCCTCGagctcccagcccggccccggccgcctgctctgctccgtgatggatttctaccctgctgccatccaggtGAGGTGgttccagggccagcaggagctctcGGAGCACGTGGTGGCCACCGACGTGGTCCCCAACGGGGACTGGACCtaccagctgctggtgctgctggaaacgCCGCCCCGGCACGGGCTCAGCTACAGCTGCCAGGTGGAGCAcgtcagcctggagcagcccctgaggcGGCACTGGG AGATGCCGCCGGACGCCGCCCGCAGCAAGATGCTGACGGGCATCGGGGGCTTCGTCTTGGGCTTCGTCTTCCTGGCGCTGGGGCTCGGCTTCTCCCTGCGCAAGAAG AGCTCCTGA